The Mangrovibacterium diazotrophicum DNA window CACTGAACACGACGCCTTCCTTGGTGATGAAAAATTCTACTCCCCAGATTCCTGCACCGCCAAGTGCTTTGGTAACTTTTGCTGCCATCTCCTGCGCGTCTTCCTCAAATCCTTCGGGTAACACAACCGGCTGCCAGCTTTCCTGGTAGTCGCCGCGTTCCTGGCGGTGGCCAATCGGTTTGCAGAACAGTGTTTCTCCATTTTGCTGAGTTACCGTCAACAAAGTGATTTCACTCAAAAACGGCACGAAAGCTTCAACGATCACTTCACCTGCGTCGCCGCGACCTTTCTCTGCAGCGATCTTCCAGGCTTTCTCAATATCTTCTTCTGTTTTAATCGTCGACTGCCCTTTACCTGACGATGACATCAACGGCTTCACCACGCAAGGAATCCCCACTTCCCCAACGGCAGCTTTCAGCTCATCAAATGTTTTGGCATACCGGTAGTTCGCTGTCTTCAGTCCCAACTCTTTAGCAGCCAAGTCGCGAATGGCTTTGCGATTCATCGTAAAATTAGCTGCCTTGGCTGACGGCACCACGCGGATTCCGGCTTTCTCGTAGTCGTAAAAGCGCTCGGTTCGGATGGCTTCAATCTCCGGAACAATCAAATCCGGTTGATGCTTTTCAACAATCCGATCCAACTCGGCGCCGTCAAGCATATTAATCACTTCGCATCCATCAGCCACCTGCATGGCCGGAGCGCCGGCATAACTATCGACTGCAATTACTGTTTGCCCCCAACGCTGTGCAGCAATTACAAACTCTTTTCCTAATTCGCCGGAACCCAGCAACATAATTTTCTTTTGCATACCCTTTTTGATCTTTTTTTTGAAAGGCACAAAGTTAAGATTTTCCCTCACATATGGCCGGTTCCTCAACCGATGGCTGGACTAAAAAATATAGCGTTCTTCTTTCCACATTCCATCCCCGGGTGCACCCGAAAAGTATAGTTGATAAAATCAACCAATATTATTTAAACATTAATCTCGTACCCGATGTCACACCACCGTAATTCCTGATTTTCTAACTTCGCTGTCAGAAACAGAAAACAACTCTATGAAAACAATTAATTACCATCTCCGGAGGGGACTGGTCTGTTGTACCATACTCCTACTTCTCAGCTCCTGTGAGCTTTTCGAGTACCATCCGTACGATACCCAAAACTTTAGCGCAACCGACGTAAATGCCACTAATATTGCAGAAATTGAGCTGCAGAACAATCATTCGGACACGCTCCACTTTGTCTTCACCGGGGATACGCAACGCTATTACGATGAGACCGAAGAATTCGTTGATAATGTCAACAAACGAGATGATATTGACTTCGTTATTCACGGAGGTGACATAACCGACTTTGGTCTCAGTAAAGAATACAAGTGGATGTACGACATTCTCAACAAGCTTGATGTTCCCTTCGTAACTGTCATCGGAAACCACGATGTTTTGGGACATGGCAAAGATGTCTACCTGGAAGTTTTCGGCGACTATAATTTCTCTTTTATCTCACACCGCACACGTTTCATTTGCCTAAACACCAACGCGCTCGAATTCGATTACGCAACAGCTGTTCCTGACTTCGATTACATGTCCGGTTTTCTGAACGACTCAGCTGATGTTGACCAGACTATCGTCGTCATGCATGCCCCTCCTAACAGCACCGAATTCAATAACAATGCTTCCCCGATGTTCAATTACATTATCGAACGTTACAAGAATGTGAGGTTTTGCATACACGGTCACAACCACAAGTTCGAAATAAACGACTTTTTTGACAACGGCATTCTGTATTATGGCTGTGAAGACATTTCGCGAAGAAGCTACCTGGTCTTCACCGTCACCCCCGACTCTTACAGCTACACTCTTGAACAATTTTAATCGAGGCCTTTCATGAAAACAACAATAATAACAGTTCTTCTAAGTCTGCTTAGCTTTCATTCAAGTTTTGCCGAAAACATTCAGGAATATTTTGACCGGGAAAACCGGAAAACGCAAAAAGAAGAACGCATCAGAAACCGATGGGCAAGCCTCATTCCAAAACAAAACAAGTTACAGTTCGCTGGTTCGATGGGAATGCTGTCCGGCTCATTCGGATGGTACTATGGTAAAAAGAACCAGTGGGAAACAGACCTTTTTTTAGGATTTATTCCTAAAATGAACCGTCAGGACGGACACGTGACAATTACTTTAAAAGAAACATACACACCTTGGCGTATTCAACTGAACGATGATTTCAGTTACGAACCGCTAACAACGGGCTTATATATCAACAAAATCTTCGGGGAATACTTTTGGAATAACCTGCCCGAGAGGTATCCGGAGGGCTACTATTTTTGGGCAGTAAACACTCGATTCAACATATTCGTAGGGCAAGCTGTAACGGTAAAGCTGAACAAGTCGCCGCTTTTCGGGAAGGAACTGTCATTTTACTACGAGTTTAGCACGAACGATCTTTACCTGATCAGTGCCATTGGCAACCAAAGCATACGCCCCTGGGATATTATCGGTTTATCATTAGGTATTCGGTACCGGGTATTTTAAACGGACTGTTTCAATTGTGCACATTTACACCTGTGAAATTTACTTAAAGAGAAGGGGAATGATTATGGATTTGTTCCCTTCCTTTTAATCGGAATCCAAATTTCTTCCTCTGAGTCCGGGTGATTGTTCCGGTACTTCTCACCCAGGATTTCGAAATGGGGGCGATCATCCAACTCGTAAGCCGAAGCTGGCAACCATTCA harbors:
- the purT gene encoding formate-dependent phosphoribosylglycinamide formyltransferase, with the translated sequence MQKKIMLLGSGELGKEFVIAAQRWGQTVIAVDSYAGAPAMQVADGCEVINMLDGAELDRIVEKHQPDLIVPEIEAIRTERFYDYEKAGIRVVPSAKAANFTMNRKAIRDLAAKELGLKTANYRYAKTFDELKAAVGEVGIPCVVKPLMSSSGKGQSTIKTEEDIEKAWKIAAEKGRGDAGEVIVEAFVPFLSEITLLTVTQQNGETLFCKPIGHRQERGDYQESWQPVVLPEGFEEDAQEMAAKVTKALGGAGIWGVEFFITKEGVVFSELSPRPHDTGMVTLGGTQNLNEFELHCRAVLGLPIPEIRQEKAGASAVVLSGIETINPSYTGWDVVCQNPRADFRLFGKEAAREYRRMGVVVLNAELGADVLQLQQEARELADKVEVKAQ
- a CDS encoding metallophosphoesterase family protein, with amino-acid sequence MKTINYHLRRGLVCCTILLLLSSCELFEYHPYDTQNFSATDVNATNIAEIELQNNHSDTLHFVFTGDTQRYYDETEEFVDNVNKRDDIDFVIHGGDITDFGLSKEYKWMYDILNKLDVPFVTVIGNHDVLGHGKDVYLEVFGDYNFSFISHRTRFICLNTNALEFDYATAVPDFDYMSGFLNDSADVDQTIVVMHAPPNSTEFNNNASPMFNYIIERYKNVRFCIHGHNHKFEINDFFDNGILYYGCEDISRRSYLVFTVTPDSYSYTLEQF